Proteins co-encoded in one Desulfomicrobium apsheronum genomic window:
- a CDS encoding outer membrane homotrimeric porin, translating to MKRFALVALVAALLFSMVTSASATELKVRGNLDVYGMWSTNLTDYNSDEGDADNYMTTQRMRAYFDYVASENLKAVLGLEIDNVWGDNTDNVGADWDTDGKGNIEVKHAYMDFNFPDTQINVKAGLQYVALPSVFGNPVFEEDAAALIVSAPINDMFGLAVGYSRGVDNSYNTGKKHGNKDDVDMAFIVAPIKMDGFSIAPYFAYGWLGQNTVSGIDTDDDNVADMFATDDATVWVLGANAELTMFDPLTIAADLIYGQSDWEYEGEDIDSNGWYAALAASYKMDMMTATLFGTYFTGLDNDDDDLGMLPQLAEGWGLTPYIGGVRAFSTTYDTFSGVDNALWAVGLKLADISFVEKLSHELTIAYAQGTSDEYADTEVAFDKKSSAWEVYFVNKYMIYENLAAINELGFFAPDFDGEDLEDDNSYFATVGFQYKF from the coding sequence ATGAAACGTTTTGCTCTCGTAGCCCTGGTCGCCGCCCTGCTCTTCAGCATGGTCACCAGCGCTTCCGCCACCGAACTGAAAGTTCGCGGCAACCTCGACGTGTACGGCATGTGGTCCACCAACCTGACCGACTATAATTCCGACGAAGGCGATGCCGACAACTACATGACCACCCAGCGCATGCGCGCCTACTTCGACTATGTCGCCAGTGAGAATCTGAAGGCCGTCCTGGGCCTGGAAATCGACAATGTTTGGGGCGACAATACCGACAACGTCGGTGCCGATTGGGACACCGATGGAAAGGGCAACATCGAAGTGAAGCACGCCTACATGGACTTCAACTTCCCGGACACCCAGATCAACGTCAAGGCCGGCCTGCAGTACGTAGCCCTGCCCAGCGTTTTCGGCAACCCCGTTTTCGAAGAAGACGCTGCTGCCCTGATAGTCAGCGCCCCCATCAACGACATGTTCGGATTGGCCGTTGGCTATTCCCGTGGCGTCGATAACAGCTATAACACTGGCAAAAAGCACGGTAACAAAGACGACGTCGACATGGCGTTCATCGTCGCTCCGATCAAGATGGACGGTTTCAGCATCGCCCCTTACTTTGCCTATGGCTGGTTGGGCCAGAACACAGTGTCTGGTATAGACACTGATGATGACAACGTGGCTGACATGTTCGCTACTGACGACGCCACCGTGTGGGTTCTGGGTGCCAACGCCGAACTGACCATGTTCGATCCGTTGACCATTGCCGCTGACCTGATCTACGGTCAGTCTGATTGGGAATATGAAGGCGAAGACATCGACTCCAACGGTTGGTACGCTGCCCTGGCCGCTTCCTACAAGATGGACATGATGACCGCCACCCTGTTCGGCACCTACTTTACCGGCCTGGATAATGACGACGACGACTTGGGCATGCTGCCGCAGCTCGCTGAAGGTTGGGGCCTCACCCCCTACATTGGTGGAGTGCGCGCCTTCAGCACCACCTATGATACCTTCTCCGGCGTTGACAATGCCCTGTGGGCAGTTGGCCTCAAGCTCGCCGACATCAGTTTCGTTGAAAAGCTGTCCCATGAGCTGACAATCGCTTACGCTCAGGGTACCTCCGACGAATACGCTGATACCGAAGTAGCGTTCGATAAGAAGTCTTCCGCTTGGGAAGTCTACTTCGTCAACAAGTACATGATCTATGAAAACTTGGCCGCCATCAACGAACTGGGCTTCTTCGCTCCTGATTTCGACGGTGAAGACCTTGAAGACGACAATTCCTACTTTGCTACCGTCGGCTTCCAGTACAAGTTCTAA
- a CDS encoding PAS domain-containing sensor histidine kinase, with product MNLSEYYNTVMELSHGIVITLDEDGRIIHGNSRFEALSGYEIGDIAGRDWFELCVDAKRVDSLRAIFAGIVEAGTLAFMKGSLMARDGRKIYIDWNMKPLFDSRRSLVSVLCVGQDVTAHVLRQHELLIEHGRLVALNKELSCLHAMNRIVSNMDSELPDILREILAIIPPSFQYPQSTGVRLLLDGEVIISGKFTPDASCRLEQDVLVHKVKRGHLSVSLSGSAEDGTKFAFLSTESELLGALAKHVGWIIAKREALSTKRNLERQLQHADRLAKIGQFAAGVAHELNEPLANILGFAQLAEQTPGLPAQVMKDLDNIIKAALHSREVIKKLMIFGRQVPLRKTLIDLNQIIRDSLYFIEMSASRGKVEVRMNLAEGLPSIMADPQHLKQVIVNLVVNGIHAMPGGGVLTIETLSFKDDVYLLVSDIGVGMTPEVMRQIFNPFFTTKDVDQGTGLGLAVVHGIIHAHGGIIEVESEPGQGTRFEITFPCSRSVRETNSAIDDK from the coding sequence ATGAATCTTTCCGAATATTACAATACCGTCATGGAACTCAGCCACGGCATCGTCATCACCCTGGACGAGGACGGGCGGATCATCCATGGAAATTCGCGTTTCGAGGCGCTTTCCGGATACGAGATCGGCGACATCGCAGGTCGGGACTGGTTTGAGCTTTGCGTGGATGCCAAGCGGGTGGACTCTTTACGGGCGATTTTTGCCGGGATTGTTGAGGCCGGGACCCTGGCGTTCATGAAAGGCTCGCTCATGGCCAGGGATGGCCGCAAGATTTATATCGACTGGAACATGAAGCCCTTGTTCGACTCCCGGCGCAGTCTGGTCAGTGTCCTTTGCGTAGGCCAGGATGTCACGGCCCATGTACTGCGGCAGCATGAATTGCTGATCGAGCACGGGCGGCTGGTGGCCCTGAACAAGGAGCTGTCCTGCCTGCACGCCATGAATCGCATCGTCTCGAACATGGACAGCGAGCTGCCGGACATTCTGCGCGAGATATTGGCCATCATCCCGCCCTCGTTCCAGTATCCCCAGTCCACCGGCGTGCGCTTGCTGCTCGACGGCGAGGTGATCATCAGCGGAAAGTTCACGCCCGACGCCTCGTGCCGCCTGGAGCAGGATGTGCTCGTGCATAAGGTGAAGCGCGGGCACTTGAGTGTCAGCCTGTCGGGGAGCGCCGAGGACGGGACCAAGTTCGCCTTTCTGTCCACGGAGTCCGAACTGCTTGGGGCCCTGGCCAAGCATGTGGGCTGGATCATCGCCAAGCGCGAGGCCCTGTCGACAAAAAGGAACCTCGAACGTCAACTGCAGCATGCCGATCGGCTGGCCAAGATCGGCCAATTCGCTGCCGGCGTGGCGCATGAGCTGAACGAGCCACTGGCCAACATTCTGGGTTTTGCGCAGTTGGCCGAACAGACTCCCGGCCTTCCGGCGCAGGTCATGAAGGATCTGGACAACATCATAAAAGCGGCGCTGCACAGTCGCGAGGTGATCAAGAAACTGATGATCTTCGGTCGCCAGGTGCCGCTGCGCAAAACCCTGATCGACTTGAATCAGATCATCCGCGATTCCCTGTACTTCATCGAGATGAGCGCCTCCCGGGGCAAGGTCGAGGTGCGCATGAACCTGGCCGAAGGACTGCCCTCGATCATGGCCGATCCGCAGCATTTGAAGCAGGTCATCGTCAATCTGGTGGTCAACGGCATCCACGCCATGCCGGGGGGAGGGGTCTTGACCATAGAAACCCTGTCCTTCAAGGATGACGTCTATCTTCTGGTCAGCGACATCGGAGTAGGCATGACCCCGGAAGTCATGCGCCAGATTTTCAACCCGTTCTTCACCACCAAGGACGTGGATCAGGGTACGGGCCTCGGTCTTGCTGTGGTGCACGGGATTATCCATGCGCACGGAGGGATCATCGAAGTTGAAAGCGAACCGGGCCAGGGCACGCGTTTCGAGATCACGTTTCCATGCAGCCGGAGCGTGCGCGAAACCAATTCGGCCATCGACGACAAATAA
- a CDS encoding response regulator, with translation MTDSILLVDDETQFLATMAKRLRKRGFLVRTAGSGLEGLRALQTEPADVVVLDVGMPDMDGIQVLREIKLRFPQVQVLMLTGHADMEVAISGMAMGAFDYLMKPVELDVLIGKIREACSRSRKAGERRGLE, from the coding sequence ATGACTGACAGCATCCTTCTTGTCGATGACGAGACGCAGTTCCTGGCCACAATGGCCAAGCGTCTGCGCAAAAGGGGTTTTCTCGTCAGGACGGCAGGCAGCGGCCTTGAAGGTTTGCGAGCGCTGCAGACGGAACCCGCCGATGTGGTAGTGCTTGATGTCGGCATGCCGGACATGGACGGCATTCAGGTCCTGCGGGAGATCAAGCTGCGTTTTCCGCAGGTGCAGGTGCTCATGCTGACCGGGCACGCCGACATGGAAGTCGCCATTTCGGGCATGGCCATGGGCGCGTTCGACTATCTGATGAAGCCAGTGGAGCTTGATGTCCTGATAGGCAAAATCCGGGAGGCCTGTTCCCGGAGCAGGAAAGCGGGTGAGAGGCGCGGGTTGGAGTAA
- a CDS encoding outer membrane homotrimeric porin → MKTRFILYCAASIVFCAVLATSASATELKVRGNLDVYGMWSTNLTDHNGDVGDADHYMTTQRMRTYFDYIANENLKAVLGLEIDNVWGDNTDNVGGDWGTDGKGNIEVKHAYLDFTLPDTQIKVTAGLQYVALPSVFGNPVFEDDAAALIVSAPIIDNMLGITVGYSRGVDNSYNTGAANGNKDDIDMAFLAAPIKINDFSIAPYFAYAWLGANALGLEDDAHAWILGANAGLKISDPLTIAADLIYGDLSAGDFETAGWYAALAGTYAFDEVAVTLFSTYATGLDDTDGDQTFMPTLAEGWGVSPYIGGVRAFSTTYDSFATNALGVGSDGIGLWTAGVVFDQMSFVDEKLTHKLVLAYARGTSDDDTCNFTKEDSGFEVYLVNKYMIYENLAAINELGYFKGSSEVLEDVDYDLDSSYFATLGFSYKF, encoded by the coding sequence GTGAAAACACGTTTCATCTTGTACTGTGCGGCATCAATAGTGTTTTGCGCCGTCCTGGCGACCAGCGCGTCAGCTACGGAGCTGAAAGTTCGAGGCAACCTGGATGTCTACGGCATGTGGTCCACCAATCTCACGGATCATAATGGCGATGTGGGCGATGCCGATCACTACATGACCACCCAGCGCATGCGTACCTACTTCGACTATATCGCCAACGAAAATCTCAAAGCAGTCCTGGGTCTGGAAATAGACAACGTCTGGGGCGACAACACTGACAACGTTGGAGGTGACTGGGGCACCGACGGTAAGGGCAACATCGAGGTCAAGCATGCCTATCTGGACTTCACTCTCCCGGACACACAGATCAAAGTCACGGCCGGTCTGCAGTACGTGGCACTGCCCAGCGTATTCGGCAACCCCGTATTCGAAGATGATGCCGCCGCGCTGATCGTCAGCGCTCCAATCATCGATAACATGCTTGGTATCACCGTCGGCTACTCACGCGGCGTAGACAACAGCTACAACACCGGTGCCGCGAACGGCAATAAAGATGACATCGACATGGCCTTTCTCGCCGCGCCCATCAAGATCAATGATTTCAGCATAGCTCCGTATTTTGCCTATGCGTGGCTCGGTGCCAATGCCCTCGGCCTGGAAGATGATGCCCACGCCTGGATACTTGGTGCCAACGCGGGCTTAAAAATCTCAGATCCGCTGACTATCGCCGCAGACCTGATCTACGGTGATCTTTCTGCTGGAGACTTCGAAACTGCTGGTTGGTACGCAGCTCTGGCCGGCACCTACGCGTTCGATGAAGTGGCCGTGACGCTGTTCAGCACTTACGCCACCGGTCTGGACGACACTGACGGCGACCAGACATTTATGCCCACTTTAGCTGAAGGCTGGGGGGTATCTCCTTACATTGGCGGCGTGCGCGCCTTCAGTACTACCTATGATTCCTTCGCCACCAACGCCCTTGGCGTCGGATCCGATGGAATTGGCCTGTGGACCGCTGGCGTCGTTTTTGACCAGATGTCCTTCGTGGATGAGAAGCTGACCCACAAACTGGTCCTCGCCTACGCTCGAGGCACCAGCGACGACGATACCTGCAACTTTACCAAGGAAGACTCGGGATTTGAGGTATACTTGGTAAACAAGTACATGATCTACGAAAACTTGGCCGCAATTAACGAACTCGGTTACTTCAAAGGCTCCAGCGAAGTTCTTGAAGATGTCGACTACGACCTTGACTCTTCCTACTTCGCAACCCTCGGTTTCTCGTACAAGTTCTAA
- a CDS encoding sigma-54-dependent transcriptional regulator — MQDKATTILAVDDSPATLEVISRNLTGAGYVVHTCGSVEEAGAFLDETPVDLIITDYKMPRANGLELIKYVRDNFKDTEIMMITGYPSISGAVEAMRDGAGEYLAKPFTGEELLAVVRRILEKQARRRAAHADDQELSAFGIIGNCPEMQAVYGLIRKAAQTSANVFISGESGTGKELVARAVHYNSDRRASAFVPVNCSAIPDTLLESELFGHVKGAFTGAKDSRAGFFEIANGGTIFLDEIGDASPNLQAKLLRVMQSKEFCMVGSSRTRTVDTRIIAATHKDLKRLVEQGLFREDLFYRIHVVEIRLPSLAERGDDILMLANHFLRKFAADMNCEPPRMTDEALDAVAQYAWPGNVRELENLLQRLVIVGDGPVIDITDLPESMRFSITRGRHGDKTLAEVEADHIRAVLARIGDNKTRAAEILGIDRKTLREKLKRLGLG, encoded by the coding sequence ATGCAGGACAAGGCTACGACAATTCTGGCCGTGGATGACAGCCCCGCCACCCTCGAAGTCATCTCGCGCAATCTGACCGGGGCGGGGTATGTGGTGCATACCTGCGGCAGCGTCGAGGAAGCCGGGGCCTTTCTGGACGAGACGCCCGTGGATCTGATCATCACCGATTACAAGATGCCCCGAGCCAACGGACTGGAACTCATCAAATATGTGCGGGACAATTTTAAAGACACCGAGATCATGATGATCACGGGCTATCCCTCGATCAGCGGGGCCGTGGAGGCCATGCGCGACGGGGCCGGGGAATACCTGGCCAAGCCGTTCACCGGCGAGGAGCTTTTGGCCGTGGTTCGGCGCATTCTTGAAAAACAGGCCAGAAGACGCGCCGCCCATGCCGACGACCAGGAGCTCAGCGCTTTTGGGATCATCGGCAACTGTCCGGAGATGCAGGCCGTTTACGGACTTATCCGCAAGGCCGCGCAGACCAGCGCCAATGTGTTCATTTCCGGAGAATCGGGCACGGGCAAGGAACTGGTCGCCCGCGCGGTGCATTACAACAGCGATCGCAGGGCCTCTGCCTTTGTGCCGGTCAACTGCTCGGCCATTCCCGACACCCTGCTTGAGAGCGAACTCTTCGGCCACGTCAAGGGAGCCTTCACCGGGGCCAAGGACAGCCGGGCCGGTTTTTTCGAGATCGCCAACGGCGGGACCATCTTTCTGGACGAAATCGGAGACGCCAGCCCAAATCTGCAGGCCAAGCTGTTGCGGGTCATGCAGAGCAAGGAATTCTGCATGGTCGGGTCGTCACGCACCCGCACCGTGGACACCCGCATCATCGCGGCCACGCACAAGGATTTGAAGCGGCTGGTGGAGCAGGGCCTTTTCCGGGAGGATCTCTTTTACCGCATCCACGTGGTGGAGATCCGCCTGCCATCCCTGGCCGAGCGCGGGGACGACATTCTCATGCTGGCCAATCATTTCCTGCGCAAATTCGCTGCGGACATGAACTGTGAGCCCCCGCGCATGACCGATGAGGCTCTGGACGCCGTGGCGCAGTATGCCTGGCCCGGCAATGTGCGGGAGCTTGAGAACCTGTTGCAGCGTCTGGTCATCGTCGGAGACGGGCCGGTCATCGACATCACCGATCTGCCAGAGTCCATGCGCTTTTCCATCACTCGCGGCCGCCATGGGGACAAGACCCTGGCCGAGGTCGAAGCGGATCACATCCGCGCGGTCCTGGCCCGCATCGGAGATAACAAGACCCGTGCCGCCGAGATCCTGGGCATCGACCGCAAGACGCTCAGGGAGAAGTTGAAGCGTTTGGGATTGGGGTGA
- a CDS encoding sulfite exporter TauE/SafE family protein, translated as MGFFKDWGSFMVEGSRSFARWEVENARIILGDKKRIWLLCLMLIPALLGGWAYADEIGQALPTVIGGKEAYSPSFYSLYIFFVSIFVGVGAGLISGCIGAGGGFIIAPALMSAGVKGILAVGTDLFHIFAKAIMGSVLHRKMGNVSVPLAFVFLIGAIVGTTVGAGINRALYNVNPVLSDAFITTVYTVMLGFLGFYGMYDYFSAKKAGHSGGAHDTSEGAGMTGIAKKLQSVNLPPMVSFDQGLIPGGRKISWVFLVLSGILVGMAAGIMGVGGGFLTFPIFVYILGVSSLTTVGTDIFQIVFTAGYGAITQYAIYGFIFYTLAMGMLLGSLVGIQVGALVTKVVPGITIRGFFALSVMAGFVNRFFALPKKMVAMGYLPESLAGFTKGMDTVGMYLFFIVIALFGIWVFGAFFKNIKTLKYED; from the coding sequence ATGGGATTCTTTAAAGATTGGGGATCATTCATGGTGGAGGGCTCACGGTCCTTTGCCCGGTGGGAAGTGGAAAACGCCCGGATCATCCTGGGTGACAAGAAGCGGATCTGGTTGCTCTGCCTCATGCTCATCCCTGCATTGCTTGGCGGATGGGCCTATGCCGATGAAATCGGACAGGCCTTGCCGACAGTGATCGGAGGCAAGGAAGCTTACAGTCCGTCCTTTTACAGCCTTTATATTTTCTTCGTGTCGATTTTCGTCGGCGTGGGAGCGGGCCTCATTTCGGGCTGTATCGGCGCGGGCGGCGGCTTCATCATCGCACCGGCGCTCATGAGCGCGGGCGTCAAGGGCATCCTGGCCGTCGGCACGGACCTCTTTCACATCTTCGCCAAGGCCATCATGGGCAGCGTCCTGCATCGCAAGATGGGCAACGTGTCCGTACCCCTGGCCTTCGTTTTTCTGATCGGCGCCATCGTCGGCACGACCGTGGGTGCGGGAATCAACCGTGCGCTCTACAATGTGAATCCGGTTTTGAGCGACGCCTTCATCACCACCGTGTACACGGTCATGCTCGGTTTTCTGGGCTTTTACGGCATGTACGACTACTTCAGCGCCAAGAAGGCCGGCCATTCCGGCGGCGCGCATGATACCAGCGAAGGCGCCGGCATGACCGGCATCGCCAAGAAACTGCAGTCCGTGAATCTGCCGCCCATGGTCTCCTTCGACCAGGGTCTCATTCCCGGCGGGCGCAAGATCTCCTGGGTCTTCCTGGTTCTGTCCGGCATCCTGGTCGGCATGGCCGCAGGCATCATGGGCGTCGGCGGCGGCTTCCTGACCTTCCCGATCTTCGTCTACATCCTGGGCGTCTCTTCGCTCACCACCGTCGGCACGGACATCTTCCAGATCGTGTTCACGGCCGGTTATGGCGCCATCACCCAGTACGCCATCTACGGCTTCATCTTCTACACCCTGGCCATGGGCATGCTGCTCGGTTCTCTGGTCGGCATCCAGGTCGGCGCACTGGTGACCAAGGTCGTGCCCGGTATCACCATCCGCGGCTTCTTCGCCCTTTCGGTCATGGCCGGTTTCGTGAACCGGTTCTTCGCGCTGCCCAAAAAGATGGTCGCCATGGGCTATCTGCCCGAGTCGCTGGCAGGTTTCACCAAGGGCATGGATACGGTGGGCATGTACCTGTTCTTCATCGTCATTGCCCTGTTCGGTATCTGGGTATTCGGGGCATTTTTCAAGAATATCAAGACTCTGAAGTATGAGGACTGA
- a CDS encoding tetratricopeptide repeat protein, translating to MISRRDLLFGMARRLRESGGDKPVSGIGADIGAADAAYVRKEYGPARDLYKEVLKENRAHKEARIRQGMCHYHLGEYVQAKDQLLMVCKQHPGEYLACLYLGLAYARRDQLEKCMEVWKGFVDRDHIAVMREINVHRALFETGEPLTGMEVAEAVEKALMQA from the coding sequence ATGATCTCAAGACGCGATCTTCTCTTCGGCATGGCCCGGCGCCTGCGCGAGTCGGGCGGGGACAAGCCCGTTTCCGGCATCGGGGCGGACATTGGCGCCGCTGATGCCGCCTATGTCCGCAAGGAATATGGCCCTGCCAGAGATCTGTACAAGGAAGTGCTCAAGGAGAACCGCGCCCACAAGGAGGCCAGGATCAGGCAGGGCATGTGCCATTACCATCTGGGCGAATACGTGCAGGCCAAGGACCAGTTGCTCATGGTCTGCAAGCAGCATCCCGGTGAATACTTGGCCTGCCTGTATCTGGGCCTGGCCTATGCCCGGCGCGACCAGCTTGAGAAATGCATGGAGGTCTGGAAGGGCTTCGTGGACCGCGACCACATCGCCGTCATGCGCGAAATCAACGTGCATCGCGCTCTCTTTGAAACCGGCGAGCCCTTGACCGGAATGGAAGTGGCCGAGGCCGTGGAAAAGGCGCTGATGCAAGCGTAG
- a CDS encoding response regulator, translating to MTDANILLVDDDAQFIEIMKKRLTMRRMEVFHASSGEEAMQKLAVHGEIEVVILDVKLPGRSGIEMLQLIKQQFPLVEVIMLTGHATVESAIDGMRLGASDYLMKPCAIDVLVEKVKEAVEKKRRHEEKIVDARVREIASRRT from the coding sequence GTGACCGACGCCAATATCTTGCTTGTCGACGACGATGCGCAGTTCATCGAAATCATGAAGAAACGCCTGACCATGCGGCGCATGGAAGTGTTTCACGCAAGCAGCGGCGAAGAGGCCATGCAGAAGCTTGCTGTGCATGGCGAGATCGAGGTTGTCATCCTTGACGTGAAGCTGCCCGGGCGTAGCGGCATCGAGATGCTGCAACTCATCAAACAGCAGTTTCCTCTGGTGGAGGTGATCATGCTGACCGGACACGCTACCGTGGAATCGGCCATCGACGGCATGCGGCTGGGGGCTTCGGATTATCTGATGAAGCCCTGCGCCATTGATGTGCTGGTCGAAAAGGTCAAGGAAGCGGTGGAGAAGAAGCGCAGGCATGAAGAGAAGATAGTCGACGCACGGGTTCGGGAGATCGCCAGTCGCCGCACGTAG
- a CDS encoding FG-GAP-like repeat-containing protein — protein sequence MFKRLLINLAVLLLCAAPALAQEAKTFAVLPFGVHGPQEYQYLSQGIQSMLTTRLTWPENFTPLDAGTVKKTVTSLPADSGAAEKIRQALGVDYLVWGSLTVMGQECSLDVNTIDPAGANQPRPTQTQLSKVIPTLETVAQDINTQVFGKPESAVAQAQPVVTPMNEALIVNETKAGTAYANPSLKYEDADSTMGRWRSQTLPFASRGMVVCDGDGDGQNEVFLMTSSSIIAYKIAEGQMRQVAEMDLPNGRNYVRLNSIDLNRDGRHELVIAAAAEQNPYSLIIGFDNGFSIQQDRIPYFLGVLNMPPTFSPTLVGQSVGRVKYMESQIHQMIKTGGKYELGPTVSLPQGGSVFNVTFLPVEDGHQVLVIDDYDRMRVYSSTGGLLTVTEETYAGSNLGIEYHPAALGLKAPSAKNSPQYTAYVPLRAIPCNLDRDKRYELIISRNISVSAQMFSNYRDYPQSEMHSLYWDGIGMSLQWKTARIKGTVTDYALADMDNDGVLDLVVNINSHTGMTGTAKKRTMVVAYPLDLSGADGVQKIKQ from the coding sequence ATGTTCAAGAGACTTCTCATCAACCTCGCCGTCCTGCTTCTTTGCGCCGCCCCGGCCCTGGCCCAGGAGGCCAAGACCTTCGCGGTGCTGCCCTTTGGGGTGCATGGACCGCAGGAGTATCAATATTTGAGCCAGGGCATTCAGAGCATGCTGACCACGCGCCTGACCTGGCCCGAAAATTTCACTCCCCTTGATGCAGGGACAGTCAAAAAGACCGTGACCAGCCTGCCCGCTGATTCCGGCGCGGCCGAAAAGATCCGCCAGGCGCTGGGCGTCGACTATCTGGTCTGGGGATCTTTGACCGTCATGGGTCAGGAATGCAGCCTGGACGTCAACACCATAGACCCCGCGGGCGCAAACCAGCCCCGCCCCACGCAGACGCAACTGAGCAAGGTCATCCCGACCCTCGAAACGGTGGCCCAGGACATCAACACCCAGGTCTTCGGCAAGCCCGAATCAGCCGTGGCCCAGGCCCAGCCCGTGGTCACCCCCATGAACGAAGCCCTCATCGTCAACGAAACCAAGGCAGGCACGGCCTACGCCAACCCCTCCCTGAAATACGAAGACGCCGACTCCACCATGGGCCGCTGGCGCAGCCAGACCCTGCCGTTCGCTTCGCGCGGGATGGTGGTGTGTGATGGGGATGGGGATGGACAGAATGAAGTGTTCCTGATGACGTCATCTTCAATCATCGCCTACAAGATTGCGGAAGGTCAGATGCGACAAGTCGCAGAGATGGATCTGCCCAACGGCCGCAATTATGTCCGTCTGAACAGCATAGATCTTAACCGCGACGGTCGCCACGAACTGGTTATCGCTGCAGCAGCCGAGCAAAATCCCTACTCACTCATCATCGGCTTTGACAATGGCTTTTCGATCCAGCAAGATCGCATCCCTTATTTTCTCGGCGTGCTGAACATGCCCCCGACCTTTTCCCCGACGCTTGTCGGTCAAAGCGTCGGAAGGGTTAAATACATGGAGAGTCAAATCCATCAAATGATCAAAACCGGAGGCAAGTACGAACTGGGCCCCACTGTCAGTCTGCCGCAGGGCGGCTCTGTCTTCAACGTGACGTTCCTTCCCGTCGAAGACGGGCATCAGGTTCTCGTCATCGACGACTATGACCGCATGCGCGTGTACAGTTCCACAGGAGGCCTGCTGACCGTCACGGAAGAAACATACGCCGGTTCGAACTTGGGAATCGAATACCACCCCGCCGCTCTTGGGCTCAAAGCACCCTCCGCGAAAAATTCACCTCAGTACACAGCATACGTGCCCCTGCGGGCCATCCCGTGCAACCTTGATAGAGACAAACGTTACGAACTGATCATCAGCCGCAACATCTCGGTCTCGGCGCAAATGTTCTCAAATTATCGGGACTACCCTCAGAGCGAAATGCACAGCCTTTATTGGGACGGGATAGGCATGAGTCTACAATGGAAAACGGCGCGAATCAAAGGCACGGTTACTGATTACGCGCTCGCGGACATGGACAACGATGGGGTGCTCGATCTGGTGGTGAACATCAACAGTCACACAGGCATGACCGGTACGGCCAAAAAAAGAACTATGGTTGTCGCCTACCCATTGGACCTCTCTGGGGCAGACGGAGTTCAAAAAATTAAACAGTAA